The DNA region GAAGATAAAAAATGCATAAAGACAGAATATGAAAAAAAAGTTAATATATAACACTTCATTTATATTGAAACACAATTAATTACATACAATTATTTGTCCGGTTAAACAAGAAATTAAAACGAATCGAAACATATGTCGCCGGTTAAATCTATAAGTGGCACCCCCTTAAAATTGTATGCATTTGATTCTTTTTAAATGTTGTTGAATCTCTTGAACTCTTGCATCCTTTCTATAAAATGATCTGGCCAAGTCTCGACTTTTGTGGTTGAATGAGCCGCTCACTCCGATGATGTAACTGGTATAGGGCATATATCGGTTTCAAGCAAACTTGAACACAATGATTTAATTTTGAAAGCCACATGATACACATGATACAATCATTTGGATTTTGGGATTGGGCGGTGCGTAGTGGAAAAAAGATTTTCGAAAAACCGTAGCATGTCAGGTCAACACAAACTCTATCATATGCACATGCTATTAGGTGACCCATTTCAGGAAAGCGCATCCATTTTGCCTCTGGTGCCAGACCGCTTAAGTAAGGAACAAGAGACTCATAAACCGCATCGAATTTTTCTTTCTTTCcgtacaaccgtgtgtatgattCTTTATGCATCTCCAACTCTTGGATAAGTTGATGTCGGACAAGTGTATGACCATCTTCTCATTTACCGAGTAAAGTCGAAACGGCTCGGTAACCGCAATTACCATCCCCCACAACATTGACGATCCGCTCAATATATTTGGCAATTATCGGCATCTCATCAATATATTTGTGCATAAAAATCGATATCTCGTCAATGAATGGTTCTTTTATCAGATAtttccagagatgcatcttcgaaaaTATCTGACATGCAAAAGCGATGTAAATTTCAAAATATCGCCCATAATTTCGGAGATGCGTCTCTAGAATATCTACTGAACTGTTAAATAATTAAGGTCTTTCTTAAAATATTCCATAGACGCATCTCCGAAATAAAAATATATAGAACGCCTCTCAGAATCGCCTTACTTGAGTGTGCAAGAGGTGCGTCCGAAAATGCATTTTCGAAACCGGAGGACAATTGTAAAAGTTCATGTAGTACATTAGAAAGATCTAAGATGTTTTAAGAAATTATCTTTCAGCTTTATGTGTTTTTCACACACTTGACCCAAGTTTACCTGCATCAAACCTCAACACTACCAGACCACAGCCAATAATCCATGCTACGACAAGTCTAATAAAATCAATTCCACAAAGAGTTCACACAACAATTGATTAATCCCATTGTTCTTTACCCTAGCAATTCATACATGCATCTCCATAGCTTCTGCATGTCAGAAGAGAACTCACATTGATCAACATAAACATATATGCAGCCAATGATCAATATGCATCAAGGTTCATAAACTTATCTTTTATCATCATGTATCAAGAATTGCAATACACATAGTTATCATGTTAATCAGGCCCATAAGAACACAAAAGCATGAATTTGTCAAGAATCAAAATCCCAACTCTCATGAATCATCCTAAGAGGCTAAGTTCCCAAATCATGACCTAACTAGAACCCACCCTCATGCATTATATCCTAAGAGGCATAGTTATCATGTTGAATATATAGTACCTCAAAAATTCATAGAAAACTCCAATCAAAATGCAAATGTTACAAAGTTCTAAAGTCTATCACAATAACATTGACATTTCATTTACATATATGGTTCGTGGTTCCTAACCACGGTAGAAAAACACCAAGAACAAAGTGTAAGTAAGAGATGCTACAACAGTGAGACTTTCAATTTAGTTACTGATCAACTGCCATTGCTTCCGACCCCCCACTTGTGTCCTCTATCCCATTCTTAAGCTCCTCGGTTGCTATTCTCATCTCCTCCATTAGACTCTTTTGGTCTTCCTCTATTGTATTCTGCAACTCATCCACCTGCAAGAAAATTAAGGAAATTAAATATTGACATCAATGTTTACATAGACAAAAATATGAGAATTAATAAATAAAGGACGCCGCCTGTTGAGAATTTGGCATTATGATATTCCCAGTTCATAACATAGCCAATGAAAAACAGAAAATACTGGAAGACCAAGTTTATGTGACATGACAAGTAAAAGATACATAATATATAATCAATATCAATATCATTCACATGTCCACAATTCATCATCTAGCAAAATTAGGGAGCTAGTATCATTCACACTCATGTCCTGAGTAAAAAAAAAACTTCGGAGAAATAATTATAGAAGGATGCAATTTACAGTCGGTGTATATTATAGAATTTGACAAGAACCTTGTAAGTCGCTTAACCATTTCAAGCAATAAATTAAAAGGTCACAAGTCATAATTTCTCTACTCCAGTATTCCAGGCCTATGAATGTATTCATATGATTACTTGGTTTGACAATTTTCAGCCCAATCACCAGTTTTAATAATCTAAAAACATTTAAGATGATTCAAAAAGGTGAATGCAGATCACAATCAAATAGCCGAAATACCTCTTTGTAAGTTAAAATTACCCTCTTCCAAAGTGCATTTCAAAATTTTCAGTCTACAAACAACTGTGCCAAAATCCCTTCTCAACTGGTATTCATAACTAAGGTTGCATTATGCCATTCTCAACTTAATTTAACAGGGCATTCATAATTAAGGCTGCATTCTGCTATATATTGTTTGTACATTCTCTGTTACTTCATCTTTGCTTCTTTGACTCGGACAATTCATATGCaaattacaacaacaacaaccaagtcCTATCCTACTAAGTGGGGTCGCCTACATAGATCAATTTTCGCCATAATGTTCTACTTCTATCCAGGACCATACTTTTATCCAAATCGTTAATCTCGAGATCTTTCTTAATAACTTCTCTTATAGTTTTCTAGGTCTTCCTCTTCCTTTAGTTGTTGGACTTCTCTCCATCTAATCTAACCTTCTTATCACAAAATCTATAGGTCTTCTCTCTACATGCCCAAATCACCTAAGTCTATTTTTCACCATCTTTTCTACTATAGGTGCTACTCCAACACTCTCTCTAATATTGTCATTTCTAATCTTATCCTTTGTAGTATTACCACACATCAAAAACAACATCTTCATCTCTGCTACACTGAGTTTTTAAGTATTTGATGTTTGCTTTTATGGTTGGTTTCAGTTGAACTTGGATGGCTATTGAGCTTCATTAGACTGAATTATGTTTTGGgtgaaaacaaaaaagaaataaGAAAGCATTTTCCAGAACCACACGGGCTCTTAGTTTTTCATATACATTAGAAGTTTCACCTGCATACTGTTACAATATCTCTAATAGAACGTTCTCTACTTCAAAATAGTGTGCGATTTTGCTATAATGTTTTCTACTCTCAAGTGGTATTCCCAACTAAGCACACACTCTTCCGATCTCTATAATGAATTTAACAGGAGTTAAGTATCTACATTAGCACATTATTTCGAAAGAGAGATAGTTAAACAATTAGGCATAAAAGATAAGTTGATTAAATTCCTGCATTGCAATTTTCAAATAAGCAAATAATACAACAATCACACAAGCAATACTATAAGCAATTAAACAAACTAAATGTCTACCACATACCACATGCAACAAAAGTGAAAACTGCTTCTTCCGAAGCTCCAACAATCTCGAACCAGCCGTATTCTCAGCATCCAACGCAGCTATTTCTTTCTCCAACTCAGTTATAACCTTCTGTGTCTCAGATCTCGGCGGCTGCAAAGCAATCAACTTCCTAATAGCCTCACACTCCTCCTTATGCCGTCTCTCAACCTTACTCTCTTCCAATTGCTTCTTATGATCCTCAATATCAACCTGCGCCTGCAAGATCTGGCGATTCATTTCATCTTTCAACTCATTGAAATTATCCTTCTCCCTAACATTAGCCTCAACAATTGCTTTACTCTTCAAAAGGGGAATCTCAAATGTAGTAAGCTCCTGCAAAAAAGCTCTAGCAAGCTTTTCACAGTCATTGTAGTTATCTTCGTCTTTATCTACCTCGGAAACGAACGAGGTGAATTTCTTTTGAAGCTTCTTCAACGGAGGTTCACCTCGAGTGGTTGTTGTACGGGTAAGAAGCCGGTGTTTGATGATTACATCATCTTCAGAAGGACCAAATGCATAGTTTGCTGCAACTGGTTCTCCCCGGCCTGAAACCTTCCTCACTCTTCCCAGCATCTCAATTTCTTGATCAATCACATACAAAATTAGGGTAAAATTACGTAATTGTTGAATTGAAGTAAAGTTAGGGTTGGGGATTCATTTATATGAATTGTTCCGTTATCATTGTTTATAGAATTACGGTATGAAATTAAATGTAATTAAGAGGTGAAATTGGGTAGTAGTAGAATATGAAATGTTGTTTTTGTGTGGCGAAAATTTAGAGTATAGGAGATTAGAATGAACCTTTTCTGGGGCGGCGTGTGCGGTGGTGTACTCCTTATCTGTGCCTGAGTTCCAGTGAGAGCGGTTCTGGTTCAAATGGAAGAGTGAACTGCTGGAGAAAGAACGGGCCGAATGGGTTCGTAAATTTGGAGATTTTCTCTTGGCACCTTAAAAATAAACCTGCCACTCTCCAAAAACATTTTTGGACTATAATACCCTCGGACATGTGAAAATCCCACTCCCTCTCTTTGATAATGATAGCCTCGTTTACTATTTTATACCgattaagaaaaataaataaataaacaaaaaagaaataataatatttttactAAAGTACTATTGAGAATGATAAAATTAATATTAGTTAAATGGTAAAATTAGAAAAGTTGTCTTGAAAATTGGGATGAGTCATTTATTTTGATATACTTTTTTATTTCAAACGAGTCACTCGTTATGGAAGAAAATGAGTATAAGATTAGTTATTTTTAGAATCTCTCACAAATTATTGGAATTTTTTAGACTTTATTATCTTCGTTAAAACTTTACAATTTTATAAGCATTTTCATGTTTAGATCACATTTTTTAGAAATCAATGAATTTTTATTGACATTTTCAAAATATTCAGTAAATTTTCATAAATTACATGAATTTATATCGGAATTTTTTAAAAATCCGATAAATCACTATCATTTTTATTGATATTTTTGAAAAGTTCGGTAAAAATGCATACATACATAGCatctttttcaaaaaaattagTAAAGAGGTTGTTGATAACTAGGTTTTTCAAAAACTCTGATAAAGCCAttcttttttaattttaaaaaaatcgtcagttcatatttctttttttttagtGAGGACCAGAGGAAAAGACAACACGATTGCTTCTAGACTGACTGACAGAGCTAAGAGAGCAGTTGCAGAAAACTCTCGTGGAATGGCAGATGACATCGAGGATTCGCATATTCTGACGGATAGAGTAATACCCATAGGTTCTTGCAGGTGGAGGTTGGGTGAGCAATCACATGCACCCCGTACTCTCCAGCATAGAAGAGGTAGAGTTGAATGGGGCATATATTTTGATGTAAAGCCATTTGTTGTTATTGTTAACGATGTAAAGACAACAACTCAGGATGATACAAAGACCCGGGTTAAGACCCATACTGACACGAATGTGGAGGCTCAGGCTAACATAGAGGTGGTTATTAAGGTCGAGGCGGAGGTGGAGGATCAAGCTAAGACAAAGGTGATGGCTTAGGCTAATACGGAGTTGTCTGTGCACACAAATGGGGGCTTTCGTGGAGGTCCTAGTAATTATACCTTATTCATCGCGTATGAAGATCATGTGGCATTCAAACTATGGCAAGAAGAGgtataaatattttattttaagtttttatttatttattattgtttaCTTGAAAACAACTAAGGGTTTGAACTTTAATTGTTATAGGACCGCCTATCGTTGAAGGTGTTCATCCATGAGGGAAAGTTGAAGAAATTATTTGATGTCCAAAGGCTTTATGAGGTCAGagagattgttgttgttgttggtcTGCTTTCTTTGGTGGACTATTCATTGACCATGCTCGACGTTCCACCAGTGTCCGTATTTGTTGAGTGATGGCATAATGAGACATCCTCCTTTCGTCTTTCATTTGGACGATGTTTGTACTTTCCAAAAATTATatggtgtgtgtgtgtgtcttcTCGCTGCGAGGTAAAGGAGACTCTGAGGCCCTAATAGGTATATTACACATTGGGGGGTGATAGCTAGCTCATGTCGGCGAGTAGCCATATACTGTGGTTTTTGAGGTTGTTTAGGGGATCATCTCACGTGAGGTGAGAGGCCCTGATGATGGTCGACGTTGCTAGGTTACAAGCAGACGCTTATATTAACAGTGTTAAGGTTACTATGAGTGTAGTGTCCTCTATTGAAAAAAAATGATTTGTCTCATATTCCTTgtgttttgatgataacaaagtatttaaatAATAATTTGGTATAATAATATTTTTTCAAGTGTGCAGGATCATAGACTAAAATTTCATATAGAATCCAAGTATTGGTTCTGACTATGGACATTCAACGAGAAGCTTAAAGATCAAAATCTAATGGATTAGAAGTTGGAGaccagactctgaagaagtcaacTTCTGAAGAGGTCAACGTTCGAAGATCAGAGTATAAAGGAATTAGCCTCTAAAGACCAGAATTTGGAGAACCTTGCTTATGATTATCAGAACCCGGGTCAATCAAAGCACAAGGACCAAGGTGACACTGATAGTTGAATGTTCATCTCGAAACATACTTTGTCACGTGAAGACCTAATCTCTATTTTATTCATAAAGTATGTCGGGATACAAAGGGTTTTCAAACTAGCCTTCACCTAACATGATAATTTGGTGAAACATCCCAACGTCTCTTTTGAAACTCTACTATGTTGAATCTTCAATGACTCCTTTTCTTCTCTATTTAAGGATCTAAAAGACTTGAAGATAAATACACCAATAAACACTAATTGACATCAAAAGAGAAGTTACTCTATCAAAGCAAAGCACAAGTTGAAACTTAGGATTTCTTATccttgtatatcttagaaatctcTAAGTCGTAAAGAGTTTATTTTTTATGTATTCTTTATACAATTTTGATTGAATATCAAATGTATTTTCCCAACAATCATTTATCTGCTAGATAGATTGTTAGAAGTCTCATACTAAGtgtttgagcatttgaagtctcttgCATGTGTGCTTGAGTAAggaagtctcttacttgtgtgaTTGAGCAAAATAAATCATTTTCTTGTGTGCTTGGGCATTAAAGTCTA from Lathyrus oleraceus cultivar Zhongwan6 chromosome 1, CAAS_Psat_ZW6_1.0, whole genome shotgun sequence includes:
- the LOC127081121 gene encoding THO complex subunit 7A, with protein sequence MLGRVRKVSGRGEPVAANYAFGPSEDDVIIKHRLLTRTTTTRGEPPLKKLQKKFTSFVSEVDKDEDNYNDCEKLARAFLQELTTFEIPLLKSKAIVEANVREKDNFNELKDEMNRQILQAQVDIEDHKKQLEESKVERRHKEECEAIRKLIALQPPRSETQKVITELEKEIAALDAENTAGSRLLELRKKQFSLLLHVVDELQNTIEEDQKSLMEEMRIATEELKNGIEDTSGGSEAMAVDQ